The following proteins are co-located in the Polymorphospora rubra genome:
- the purM gene encoding phosphoribosylformylglycinamidine cyclo-ligase, translating to MTHVTERGGVGNGPTGGADGGDKQVWTAGAGRTGRKRTVTYADAGVSIHAGDRAVELLKSKVKRTMRPEVMGDLGGFAGLFRLNTQKYQNPILASSTDGVGTKLVIAQQLDIHDTVGIDLVAMVVDDLVACGAEPLFLLDYIACGEVVPDKVAEIGAGIADGCRYAGCALLGGETAEHPGVLRPDEYDVSATGVGVVEESEILGRDRVEVGDVVIAMRSSGLHSNGFSLVRHVLLGAGRMRLDTVIDDFGPQRTLGEELLTPTKIYAQDCLKLIEECEVRALAHVTGGGIPGNLVRILPEHVDAVVNRSTWKPQPIFDLVQAKGRIEDPEMESTFNMGIGMFAIVSAEDADRALALLAGRGLDAWQAGEIIEGTGTVQMIGHHTRG from the coding sequence GTGACGCACGTGACTGAGCGCGGCGGCGTAGGAAACGGCCCGACCGGTGGCGCCGACGGCGGCGACAAGCAGGTCTGGACCGCCGGAGCCGGCCGTACCGGCCGCAAGCGCACCGTGACGTACGCGGACGCGGGGGTTTCGATCCACGCCGGGGACCGCGCCGTCGAGCTGCTGAAGTCGAAGGTCAAGCGCACGATGCGCCCCGAGGTGATGGGCGATCTCGGCGGGTTCGCCGGGCTCTTCCGGCTCAACACGCAGAAGTACCAGAACCCGATCCTGGCGTCGTCGACCGACGGCGTGGGCACGAAGCTGGTCATTGCCCAGCAGCTCGACATCCACGACACCGTCGGCATCGACCTCGTCGCGATGGTCGTCGACGACCTGGTGGCCTGCGGTGCCGAGCCGTTGTTCCTGCTCGACTACATAGCCTGCGGCGAGGTCGTACCGGACAAGGTGGCCGAGATCGGCGCGGGCATCGCCGACGGCTGCCGCTACGCGGGCTGCGCCCTGCTCGGCGGCGAGACCGCCGAACACCCGGGCGTGCTGCGCCCCGACGAGTACGACGTCTCCGCGACCGGGGTCGGCGTGGTGGAGGAGAGCGAGATCCTCGGCCGGGACCGGGTCGAGGTCGGTGACGTGGTCATCGCCATGCGGTCGTCCGGTCTGCACTCCAACGGGTTCTCGCTGGTGCGCCACGTCCTGCTCGGTGCCGGGCGGATGCGGCTCGACACGGTGATCGACGACTTCGGCCCGCAGCGCACGCTGGGCGAGGAGCTGCTCACCCCGACCAAGATCTACGCGCAGGACTGCCTCAAGCTGATCGAGGAGTGCGAGGTGCGCGCCCTGGCTCACGTGACCGGCGGCGGCATTCCCGGCAACCTCGTGCGCATCCTTCCCGAGCACGTCGACGCCGTGGTCAACCGGTCCACCTGGAAGCCGCAGCCGATCTTCGACCTGGTGCAGGCCAAGGGGCGCATCGAGGACCCGGAGATGGAGTCGACGTTCAACATGGGCATCGGCATGTTCGCCATCGTGTCGGCCGAGGACGCCGACCGCGCGCTGGCGCTGCTGGCCGGTCGTGGACTCGACGCCTGGCAGGCCGGAGAGATCATCGAGGGCACCGGAACGGTGCAGATGATCGGCCACCACACCCGGGGCTGA
- a CDS encoding sterol carrier family protein, with protein sequence MSSPHFKSAAVAAVLAAIEAGRPPEKAALRDAVRALLSELSRSAPGRSVEVRVPPYGAVQCGAGPRHTRGTPPNVVETDPVTWVCLATGRLAWVDATADGRVRVSGSRADISGYFPV encoded by the coding sequence GTGTCCTCTCCGCACTTTAAGTCCGCAGCGGTCGCGGCGGTTCTGGCGGCCATCGAAGCCGGGCGCCCGCCGGAGAAAGCGGCGCTCCGTGATGCCGTCCGTGCGCTCCTGTCCGAGCTGTCGAGATCCGCACCGGGCCGATCGGTGGAGGTGCGGGTCCCACCTTACGGTGCAGTTCAGTGCGGTGCAGGCCCCCGGCACACCCGGGGAACTCCGCCGAACGTGGTCGAAACCGATCCGGTCACCTGGGTCTGCCTGGCCACCGGTCGATTGGCGTGGGTCGATGCGACGGCGGACGGAAGGGTGCGGGTGAGCGGTAGTCGTGCTGATATCTCCGGGTATTTCCCGGTCTGA
- the purF gene encoding amidophosphoribosyltransferase, whose amino-acid sequence MPRGDGRLTQDLDPQKPGPQDECGVFGVWAPGEEIAKLTYFGLYALQHRGQEAAGMAVSDGSGIVVYKDLGLVAQVFDEPTLASLRGHLAIGHTRYSTTGGSTWENAQPTIRSNAAGTTIALAHNGNLVNTARLAVEAAQRGLDSDGSTTDTALMTMLLASRPDLSVEAAALEVLPTLRGAFSLVFMDDNTLYAARDPYGVRPLVLGRMERGWVVASETSALDIVGASVVREIEPGELIAIDEHGLRSARFAAPEPKGCLFEYVYIARPDTTIAGRNVYSARVAIGRQLAKEHPVEADLVIPVPESGTPAAIGYAEGSGITYGAGLMKNPYVGRTFIQPSQTLRQLGIRLKLNPLRDNVRGKRVVVVDDSIVRGNTQRAIVRMLREAGALEVHVRISSPPVNWPCFYGIDFATRAELLANGLDNEGIRRSIGADTLGYVSLTGLIAATEQPKTRLCRACFDGEYPIELPAGNLIGKHVLEGVGRRVAGDADPQPAGGAYDEDPGTDRPGTLPLVAVPGGGEAPHRP is encoded by the coding sequence GTGCCCCGAGGCGACGGCCGGTTGACTCAGGACCTCGACCCCCAAAAGCCCGGCCCGCAGGACGAGTGCGGCGTATTCGGGGTCTGGGCGCCGGGTGAGGAGATCGCCAAACTCACCTATTTCGGCCTATACGCGTTGCAGCACCGTGGCCAGGAGGCGGCCGGCATGGCCGTCAGTGACGGCTCGGGGATCGTGGTCTACAAGGACCTCGGCCTGGTCGCCCAGGTGTTCGACGAACCCACGCTGGCGAGCCTGCGTGGCCACCTGGCGATCGGACACACCCGCTACTCCACGACCGGCGGCTCGACCTGGGAGAACGCCCAGCCGACGATCCGGTCCAACGCCGCCGGCACCACGATCGCGCTGGCCCACAACGGCAACCTGGTCAACACCGCCCGGCTCGCCGTCGAGGCCGCCCAACGGGGCCTGGACTCCGACGGCTCGACCACCGACACCGCGCTGATGACGATGCTGCTGGCCAGCCGGCCCGACCTGTCGGTCGAGGCGGCCGCGCTGGAGGTGCTGCCGACCCTGCGCGGGGCCTTCAGCCTCGTCTTCATGGACGACAACACCCTCTACGCCGCCCGTGACCCGTACGGCGTCCGGCCGCTCGTGCTCGGCCGGATGGAGCGCGGCTGGGTGGTCGCGAGCGAGACCTCGGCACTCGACATCGTGGGCGCGAGCGTGGTCCGCGAGATCGAGCCCGGTGAGCTGATCGCGATCGACGAGCACGGTCTGCGCTCGGCCCGGTTCGCCGCGCCGGAGCCCAAGGGCTGCCTGTTCGAATACGTCTACATCGCCCGGCCGGACACCACGATCGCGGGCCGCAACGTCTACTCCGCACGGGTGGCGATCGGCCGCCAGTTGGCCAAGGAACACCCGGTCGAGGCCGACCTGGTCATCCCGGTACCGGAGTCGGGTACGCCCGCCGCGATCGGCTACGCCGAGGGGTCCGGCATCACCTACGGCGCCGGCCTGATGAAGAACCCGTACGTCGGGCGAACCTTCATCCAGCCGTCCCAGACGCTGCGTCAGCTCGGCATCCGGCTCAAGCTCAACCCGCTGCGCGACAACGTCCGCGGCAAGCGGGTGGTCGTGGTCGACGACTCGATCGTGCGGGGCAACACCCAGCGGGCGATCGTCCGGATGCTGCGCGAGGCCGGGGCCCTGGAGGTGCACGTTCGCATCTCGTCGCCGCCGGTCAACTGGCCGTGTTTCTACGGCATCGACTTCGCCACGCGGGCGGAGCTGCTGGCCAACGGGCTCGACAACGAGGGCATCCGGCGGTCGATCGGCGCCGACACGCTCGGCTACGTCTCGCTGACCGGCCTGATCGCGGCGACCGAGCAGCCGAAGACCCGGCTGTGCCGGGCCTGCTTCGACGGCGAGTACCCGATCGAGCTGCCCGCGGGCAACCTGATCGGCAAGCACGTCCTCGAAGGTGTGGGTCGCCGGGTGGCCGGCGATGCCGACCCGCAGCCGGCCGGCGGAGCGTACGACGAAGACCCCGGGACGGACCGTCCCGGCACACTGCCACTCGTCGCCGTGCCCGGCGGCGGTGAGGCACCGCATCGTCCGTAG
- the amcB gene encoding cyclophane-forming radical SAM peptide maturase AmcB, with product MRGIATVPTYVVMQPTTLCNLDCAYCYLPFRADDRKMSPAVAAAVAGPVNEWSREGRFSVVWHGGEPLAAGREHFADLLRPFGPAVEHHVQTNATLIDDAWCEFFTTHGIRVSVSVDGPRERNADRVTRGGRPSYDRIRRGVEALRRHDIPFSALCVVTRPTPGLAAELYDYFLDLGCEVLGINIEETEGVNLRANDHPDAAVRTFWSELVTAWRGDPRIHLREVEWSLRYVAAVLDGTADAVLPRQLDPIPTIGYDGSVVLLSPELAGFSDPRYGDFTSGNVLTTPLPEMLAAADRLGWIREFLDGVEACRSSCPYFGFCGGAHAANRFFELGRFDGTQTNHCRNSKIRLLEGVLDHARDHERSAA from the coding sequence ATGCGCGGCATCGCCACGGTTCCGACGTACGTGGTGATGCAGCCGACCACCTTGTGCAATCTCGACTGCGCCTACTGCTACCTGCCGTTCCGCGCCGACGACCGGAAGATGTCGCCGGCGGTCGCCGCCGCGGTCGCCGGCCCGGTCAACGAGTGGTCGCGGGAAGGCCGGTTCTCCGTCGTCTGGCACGGCGGGGAACCGCTGGCCGCCGGTCGGGAACACTTCGCCGACCTGCTCCGGCCGTTCGGCCCGGCCGTCGAACACCATGTCCAGACCAACGCGACCCTGATCGACGACGCGTGGTGCGAGTTCTTCACCACGCACGGGATCCGGGTCAGCGTGAGCGTCGACGGGCCACGGGAGCGCAACGCCGACCGGGTGACGCGGGGCGGCCGGCCGTCGTACGACCGGATCCGGCGCGGTGTCGAGGCGCTGCGCCGGCACGACATCCCGTTCTCGGCGCTCTGCGTGGTCACCCGGCCCACGCCGGGCCTGGCCGCCGAACTGTACGACTACTTCCTCGACCTCGGTTGTGAGGTGCTCGGCATCAACATCGAGGAGACCGAGGGGGTGAACCTCCGTGCGAACGATCATCCCGACGCGGCGGTACGCACCTTCTGGTCCGAACTGGTCACCGCATGGCGGGGTGACCCGCGGATCCACCTGCGGGAGGTTGAGTGGTCGCTGCGGTACGTCGCCGCGGTGCTCGACGGCACCGCCGACGCCGTTCTGCCGCGTCAGCTCGACCCGATCCCCACCATCGGGTACGACGGCTCGGTGGTGCTGCTCTCGCCCGAACTGGCCGGGTTCTCCGACCCCCGCTACGGCGACTTCACCAGCGGCAACGTTCTGACGACGCCGCTGCCGGAGATGCTGGCGGCGGCGGACCGGCTGGGCTGGATCCGGGAGTTTCTCGACGGGGTGGAGGCCTGTCGGTCCAGTTGTCCCTATTTCGGGTTCTGCGGAGGCGCCCACGCTGCCAACCGATTCTTCGAGCTCGGGCGTTTCGACGGTACGCAGACCAACCACTGCCGCAACAGCAAGATCCGTCTACTGGAGGGAGTGTTGGACCATGCCCGAGACCACGAGCGTTCGGCAGCCTGA